A region from the Cellvibrio sp. PSBB006 genome encodes:
- the fghA gene encoding S-formylglutathione hydrolase, with the protein MSDTSLTLVSSTKSFGGWLKRYKHTSSVLNCEMIFAIYLPPQAEHSTVPLLWWLSGLTCTDENFMQKAGAQRMAAELGLAIICPDTSPRGVNLPGEDDSYDFGSGAGFYVNATETPWSRHYRMYDYIVDELPALAGNHFPLNGREAISGHSMGGHGALVMALRNPKRYASVSAFAPIANPSHCPWGQKAFKGYLGDNPDLWAQYDTCELIASGASKQPLFIDQGENDNFLKDQLKPASLEQACRDNNHPLTLRYQPGYDHSYFFIATFIDEHLRYHAEHLQNP; encoded by the coding sequence ATGTCAGATACATCCCTCACCTTAGTCTCCTCCACCAAAAGCTTCGGCGGTTGGCTTAAACGTTACAAGCACACCTCAAGCGTTCTGAACTGCGAGATGATCTTCGCCATCTATCTGCCACCCCAAGCGGAACACAGCACTGTGCCGCTGTTGTGGTGGCTCTCCGGGCTCACGTGTACCGACGAAAATTTTATGCAGAAAGCCGGGGCGCAGCGTATGGCGGCCGAGCTTGGTCTGGCGATTATCTGCCCCGACACCAGCCCGCGCGGCGTTAACTTGCCGGGGGAGGATGACAGCTACGACTTCGGCTCTGGTGCCGGTTTCTATGTCAATGCCACTGAGACGCCCTGGAGCCGGCACTATCGGATGTATGACTATATTGTCGATGAATTGCCCGCATTGGCTGGCAATCATTTCCCGCTGAATGGCCGGGAGGCGATCAGTGGCCACTCCATGGGCGGCCATGGTGCACTGGTGATGGCGCTACGCAATCCAAAACGTTATGCCTCGGTGTCAGCCTTCGCGCCCATCGCGAATCCCAGCCATTGCCCCTGGGGGCAAAAGGCTTTCAAAGGCTATCTCGGCGACAATCCCGACTTGTGGGCGCAGTACGATACCTGTGAGTTGATCGCCAGTGGCGCCTCCAAACAACCCTTGTTTATTGATCAGGGCGAGAATGACAACTTCCTCAAAGATCAATTAAAGCCCGCATCGCTTGAGCAGGCCTGCCGGGACAACAACCACCCGCTTACCCTGCGGTACCAGCCGGGCTACGACCACAGCTACTTTTTTATCGCCACCTTTATCGATGAGCACCTGCGTTATCACGCAGAGCATCTCCAGAACCCGTGA
- a CDS encoding sugar ABC transporter ATP-binding protein: MSNAIAVLQLRGIHKKFPGVHALKGVDFTLRAGEIHALLGENGAGKSTLIKVMTGVYTRDGGDILLDGNAIFPGNTGDAQALGISTVYQEVNLLPNLSVAHNIYLGREPKRWGLIDWKTINQKSHALLKDYDLDIDVTQPLSSYSIAVQQLIAIARGVDMSAKVLILDEPTASLDADEVQSLFRIMRSLKERGIGIVFVTHFLDQVYAVCDRITILRNAELVGEFDAATLTRPELVGHMLGKELAALEDRLHQTIGEQQAPPALTLTQVGKSGSLEPIDLQVAQGEVVGLAGLLGSGRTELCRLIFGVDKKQTGTVIFHGKEINLSSTKDAIDLGMGLCPEDRKHDGILGPLSIRENIILAQQIKQGWWRFIPRNQQNAIAEKYVKDINIATSDIEKPIEQLSGGNQQKVILARWLASNPSLLILDEPTRGIDIGAHAEIIKLIRQLCEQGLSLIVASSELEELVAFSDKVVVLRDHKKVAELTGQDIQPNTIMRAIASA; the protein is encoded by the coding sequence ATGTCTAACGCTATTGCTGTTCTCCAGTTACGGGGAATCCATAAAAAATTTCCCGGTGTTCACGCCCTGAAAGGCGTGGATTTTACGTTGCGCGCTGGTGAAATCCATGCCTTGCTCGGCGAAAACGGCGCAGGAAAATCCACGCTGATTAAAGTGATGACCGGTGTGTATACCCGCGACGGGGGTGACATCCTGCTGGACGGAAACGCTATTTTTCCCGGTAACACCGGCGACGCTCAGGCGCTGGGTATCAGCACCGTCTATCAGGAAGTTAACCTGCTGCCCAACCTCAGCGTTGCACACAACATTTACCTCGGCCGTGAGCCGAAACGCTGGGGTTTGATCGACTGGAAAACCATCAATCAAAAATCCCACGCATTGTTGAAAGATTACGACCTGGACATTGACGTTACACAACCGCTGTCCAGTTACTCGATTGCCGTGCAGCAATTGATTGCCATCGCGCGCGGTGTCGATATGTCAGCCAAGGTGTTGATTCTTGATGAGCCCACGGCCAGCCTGGATGCAGACGAGGTGCAATCCCTGTTTCGCATCATGCGCAGCTTGAAAGAGCGCGGCATTGGCATCGTGTTTGTTACACATTTTCTCGATCAGGTTTACGCGGTATGTGATCGCATCACGATCTTGCGCAACGCGGAACTCGTTGGCGAATTTGATGCTGCCACCCTGACACGCCCCGAACTGGTGGGGCATATGTTAGGCAAAGAATTGGCGGCACTGGAAGATCGTTTGCACCAAACAATTGGCGAACAACAGGCGCCGCCAGCATTAACGCTAACACAAGTCGGCAAGTCCGGTTCGCTGGAACCTATTGACTTGCAAGTCGCGCAAGGCGAAGTGGTCGGATTGGCGGGTTTGCTTGGTTCGGGTCGTACAGAATTATGCCGGTTGATTTTCGGTGTAGATAAAAAACAAACCGGCACGGTAATTTTTCACGGCAAGGAAATTAATCTGTCGTCCACCAAAGACGCGATTGATCTGGGTATGGGTTTGTGTCCGGAAGATCGCAAGCACGATGGCATCCTCGGACCACTGTCGATCCGTGAAAATATTATCCTGGCGCAACAGATCAAACAGGGCTGGTGGCGATTTATTCCGCGCAATCAACAAAATGCCATCGCGGAAAAGTATGTAAAAGACATCAATATCGCTACCTCGGATATCGAAAAACCCATCGAGCAATTAAGCGGTGGCAATCAACAAAAAGTCATCCTCGCACGCTGGCTTGCGTCAAACCCCAGCCTGTTGATTCTTGATGAACCTACACGGGGTATCGACATTGGTGCCCACGCCGAGATCATCAAATTAATCCGGCAATTGTGCGAGCAAGGGTTGTCATTGATCGTCGCCTCTTCGGAGCTGGAAGAACTGGTAGCCTTCAGCGATAAAGTGGTTGTGCTGCGCGATCACAAAAAAGTGGCCGAGTTAACCGGCCAGGACATTCAACCCAATACCATCATGCGCGCGATTGCATCCGCATAA
- a CDS encoding ABC transporter substrate-binding protein has product MKRFLRSLYTTALASSFLIASTASALTVGFSQVGSESGWRTSFSESVKAEAEKRNITLKFSDAQQKQENQIKAVRSFIAQGVDAIIIAPVVETGWQPILMEAKRARIPVVIVDRNVAVNNDSLYLTRIAPDFELEGEKAANWLMEKTEGKCNILELQGTVGSSAAIGRMKGFNKVLAQNPDAKIVRSQTAEFTRAKGKEVMESLLKAEGGGKNICALWSHNDEMALGAIQAIKEAGLQPGKDILVVSVDAVDDALKAIVDGTINVSVELSPHLGGPAFDVIEQHRNGKKDFEKWIRMGGKVFTAENAADELAKRQ; this is encoded by the coding sequence ATGAAACGATTTTTACGCTCGCTCTACACCACCGCGCTCGCATCCAGCTTCTTGATCGCCAGCACTGCCTCTGCACTAACGGTCGGGTTCTCCCAGGTCGGCTCGGAAAGTGGATGGCGCACCAGCTTTTCTGAATCCGTGAAAGCCGAAGCTGAGAAGCGCAACATCACACTGAAATTTTCCGATGCACAACAAAAACAGGAAAACCAGATTAAAGCCGTGCGCAGTTTTATTGCGCAGGGTGTAGATGCCATCATCATCGCGCCGGTGGTAGAAACCGGTTGGCAACCAATCCTGATGGAAGCCAAACGCGCGCGCATTCCTGTGGTGATTGTTGACCGCAATGTGGCCGTCAATAACGATTCACTCTACCTCACCCGCATTGCGCCCGACTTCGAGCTGGAAGGTGAAAAAGCCGCAAACTGGTTGATGGAAAAAACCGAGGGCAAATGCAATATTCTTGAACTGCAAGGCACTGTCGGTTCCAGCGCGGCTATCGGACGGATGAAAGGGTTTAATAAAGTATTGGCGCAAAACCCGGATGCCAAAATTGTGCGCAGCCAGACTGCTGAATTCACTCGCGCCAAAGGCAAGGAAGTGATGGAAAGTTTGCTGAAAGCCGAAGGCGGTGGCAAAAATATTTGCGCGCTGTGGTCACACAACGATGAAATGGCGCTAGGCGCGATTCAAGCGATTAAAGAAGCGGGCCTGCAACCGGGCAAAGACATCCTCGTGGTATCCGTGGATGCTGTGGACGACGCACTCAAAGCCATTGTTGATGGCACCATCAATGTATCGGTCGAACTCAGCCCTCACCTGGGTGGTCCGGCCTTTGATGTCATTGAACAACATCGCAACGGTAAAAAAGATTTTGAAAAGTGGATTCGCATGGGCGGTAAAGTCTTCACTGCCGAAAACGCCGCCGATGAATTAGCTAAACGCCAATAA
- a CDS encoding IlvD/Edd family dehydratase, translating into MSDNNKIKKPLRSAQWFGQRDKNGFMYRSWMRNQGIPEHHFQGRPIIGICNTWSELTPCNAHFRELADRVRRGVLEAGGVPVEFPVFSNGESNLRPTAMLTRNLASMDVEESIRGNPIDGVVLLVGCDKTTPALLMGAASCDLPTIVVTGGPMLNGKHKGMDVGSGTHVWRMSEDYKAGLISLQEFMDAEADMSRSAGTCNTMGTASTMACMVEAMGASLPHNAAIPAVDARRNALAFASGMRIVEMVAEDLKLSQLLTREAFINAIRVNAAIGGSTNAVIHLKAIAQRVGVELTLDDWQTYGQDVPTLVNLQPSGQYLMEEFYYAGGLPAVLRRLGEADLLHKPALTANGKSLWDNNRDAPCYNDDVIRPLNNPLCESGGICILRGNLAPRGAVLKPSAATPALMNHRGCAVVFENFEHYKERIMDPDLEVDATSVLVMKNCGPKGYPGMAEVGNMGLPPKLLKQGVTDMVRISDARMSGTAFGTVVLHVAPEAMELGPLAAVQDGDMIHLDAHNGLLEIDISNEELQARIAQLRVTRKPVQPGGYLQLYIDHVMQADEGCDFDFLVGCRGAEVPAHSH; encoded by the coding sequence ATGTCTGACAATAACAAGATCAAAAAACCCCTTCGCTCGGCGCAATGGTTCGGCCAGAGAGATAAGAATGGTTTTATGTACCGCAGTTGGATGCGCAATCAGGGCATTCCCGAGCATCATTTCCAGGGCAGGCCCATCATCGGTATCTGTAATACCTGGTCGGAGCTGACTCCCTGCAATGCCCATTTCCGTGAACTGGCCGACCGTGTGCGGCGCGGTGTGCTGGAGGCAGGCGGCGTACCGGTAGAGTTCCCGGTGTTCTCCAATGGTGAATCCAACCTGCGCCCGACTGCCATGTTGACCCGCAACCTGGCCTCCATGGATGTTGAGGAATCGATTCGCGGCAATCCCATTGATGGTGTCGTGCTACTGGTGGGCTGCGATAAAACCACTCCCGCGCTACTGATGGGCGCAGCCAGCTGTGATCTGCCAACCATTGTCGTCACCGGCGGCCCCATGCTCAACGGCAAGCACAAAGGGATGGATGTAGGTTCCGGCACCCACGTCTGGCGCATGAGCGAAGATTACAAAGCCGGGCTAATTTCGTTACAGGAATTTATGGATGCGGAGGCGGATATGTCGCGCTCCGCCGGCACCTGCAACACCATGGGTACCGCCTCCACCATGGCCTGTATGGTGGAAGCCATGGGCGCCTCCCTGCCACACAATGCCGCGATTCCGGCGGTCGATGCGCGACGCAATGCCCTGGCTTTCGCTTCCGGTATGCGCATTGTGGAGATGGTTGCCGAAGACCTCAAACTATCGCAACTGCTGACCCGCGAAGCTTTTATCAATGCCATTCGGGTCAATGCAGCTATTGGCGGCTCGACTAATGCGGTGATCCATTTGAAAGCCATTGCCCAGCGGGTCGGCGTTGAGTTGACGCTCGATGACTGGCAAACCTACGGTCAGGACGTGCCGACCCTGGTGAACCTGCAACCATCCGGCCAGTATCTGATGGAAGAGTTTTACTATGCCGGAGGCCTGCCCGCTGTGCTGCGCCGGCTGGGCGAAGCGGATTTGTTACATAAACCCGCCCTGACCGCCAACGGTAAAAGCTTATGGGACAACAATCGCGACGCACCGTGTTACAACGACGACGTGATTCGACCGTTGAACAACCCTTTATGCGAGAGCGGGGGTATCTGCATCTTGCGCGGCAATCTCGCCCCGCGCGGCGCAGTACTTAAACCCTCTGCCGCAACCCCGGCATTGATGAATCATCGCGGATGCGCCGTGGTATTTGAAAACTTTGAGCATTATAAAGAGCGCATTATGGACCCGGATCTGGAGGTGGATGCCACCTCTGTCCTGGTGATGAAGAACTGCGGGCCCAAGGGCTATCCCGGCATGGCGGAAGTCGGCAACATGGGCTTGCCGCCGAAGCTGCTGAAACAAGGTGTAACGGATATGGTGCGCATCTCTGATGCTCGCATGAGCGGCACCGCATTTGGTACCGTGGTGTTACATGTGGCACCGGAGGCGATGGAGCTCGGTCCGCTGGCTGCCGTGCAGGATGGCGATATGATTCATCTTGACGCGCACAACGGATTGCTTGAGATAGACATCAGCAACGAAGAATTACAGGCACGCATCGCGCAGCTGCGTGTCACGCGTAAACCGGTACAACCCGGCGGTTATCTACAGTTGTATATTGACCATGTGATGCAGGCCGATGAGGGCTGCGACTTTGATTTTCTGGTGGGCTGTCGGGGTGCTGAAGTGCCCGCACATTCCCACTGA
- a CDS encoding SDR family NAD(P)-dependent oxidoreductase codes for MNLSNQYPSLRGKIVLITGGASGIGANLVEAFCRQHARVAFIDIRNEDAEKLVASLSDIPDCIAPVYYHCNLLNIPRVQETIARVRKELGLVSVLINNAANDTRHDFRKVTVAYWDERLAVNLRHHFFAAQAVYWHMKELGGGSIINLGSMSWYATQGGMPGYTSSKAAIEGLTRGLARDMGSDNIRVNTLVPGWVMTERQLAMLMNEKSAQTILDNQCMKKNVMPEDISAMALFLASDDSRVCTAQHFIVDGGWI; via the coding sequence ATGAATCTCAGTAACCAGTACCCGAGTTTACGCGGGAAGATCGTATTGATTACCGGCGGCGCTTCCGGCATTGGCGCCAATTTGGTAGAGGCGTTTTGTCGCCAACACGCACGCGTAGCGTTTATCGATATCCGCAACGAGGATGCAGAAAAACTGGTGGCGTCGCTCAGTGATATTCCCGACTGCATAGCGCCGGTGTACTACCACTGCAATTTGCTGAATATTCCGCGCGTGCAGGAAACCATTGCCAGGGTGCGCAAAGAATTAGGGTTGGTGAGCGTGCTGATCAACAACGCCGCCAACGACACGCGTCACGATTTTCGTAAAGTGACTGTGGCCTATTGGGATGAACGCCTGGCAGTCAATTTGCGACATCATTTTTTTGCGGCGCAGGCAGTTTACTGGCACATGAAAGAATTGGGCGGAGGCTCGATTATTAATCTCGGTTCCATGAGTTGGTACGCTACCCAGGGCGGTATGCCCGGCTACACCAGCTCAAAAGCCGCGATCGAAGGTTTAACCCGCGGCTTGGCGCGGGACATGGGCAGCGACAATATTCGCGTAAATACCCTGGTGCCCGGCTGGGTGATGACCGAGCGACAATTGGCGATGTTGATGAACGAAAAAAGCGCGCAGACGATCCTCGACAACCAATGCATGAAAAAAAATGTCATGCCGGAAGATATCAGCGCGATGGCTTTGTTCCTTGCGTCGGATGACAGTCGAGTGTGCACCGCGCAACACTTTATCGTCGACGGCGGCTGGATTTAA
- a CDS encoding ABC transporter permease, producing MNAFLSNPQLRRYIWPLAGLLLLLLINLIISPEFFNLTFKDGRFYGSLIDVLNRAAPIALLAIGMTLVIATGGVDLSVGSVMAIAGAVSAYLIVSGVDSLTVIIAGGLAAGLVGGMINGLLVGYLNIQPIVATLILMVAGRGVAQLINEGQIVTFQHDAFSFLGTGYFLGLPFPVVLVIITFVLVQLLMRRTALGLYVEAVGANASASRYLGINAKAIKLSVYCLAGLCAALAGMIAAADIKGSDANNAGLWLELDAILAVVIGGASLMGGRFSLFLSIIGALIIQTLTVTIIMSGIPPKFNLLIKASAIILVLLMQSPRFQQQLSSIMVWRKRHG from the coding sequence ATGAATGCTTTCTTATCCAACCCGCAACTGCGCCGCTATATTTGGCCACTTGCCGGACTGTTACTCCTGCTGTTAATCAACCTGATTATCTCACCGGAATTTTTTAACCTGACATTTAAAGATGGCCGCTTCTACGGCAGCCTGATTGATGTTTTAAATCGCGCAGCACCGATAGCCTTGCTGGCCATTGGCATGACCCTGGTTATTGCCACCGGCGGTGTAGATCTTTCCGTCGGCTCAGTGATGGCCATTGCCGGCGCCGTCAGCGCTTATTTAATCGTGTCCGGTGTCGACAGCCTGACCGTAATCATTGCCGGCGGTCTTGCGGCCGGTTTGGTGGGCGGCATGATCAACGGTTTGTTGGTGGGCTATTTAAATATCCAGCCTATTGTTGCCACGTTAATCTTGATGGTCGCCGGGCGTGGCGTAGCGCAATTGATTAATGAAGGGCAGATCGTCACTTTTCAGCACGATGCGTTCAGTTTTCTCGGCACCGGTTATTTTCTGGGGCTGCCCTTTCCCGTGGTGCTGGTGATCATTACCTTTGTGCTGGTGCAATTATTGATGCGCCGCACAGCACTCGGTTTGTATGTCGAAGCCGTCGGCGCCAATGCCTCGGCAAGCCGTTATCTCGGCATCAACGCCAAGGCTATTAAATTAAGTGTGTACTGTCTGGCCGGTCTGTGCGCTGCCCTGGCAGGCATGATTGCCGCCGCTGACATTAAAGGCTCTGATGCGAATAACGCCGGCTTATGGCTGGAACTTGATGCGATTCTGGCCGTGGTTATTGGTGGTGCTTCATTGATGGGTGGACGCTTCTCATTATTTTTATCCATCATCGGCGCACTGATTATTCAAACGCTCACCGTCACCATCATCATGAGCGGTATCCCACCCAAATTTAATTTATTGATCAAGGCTTCGGCCATTATCCTGGTGTTGCTGATGCAATCTCCGCGTTTCCAGCAACAGCTGTCCAGCATCATGGTGTGGAGAAAGCGTCATGGTTAA